DNA from Minwuia thermotolerans:
AGCGGGCGGCGACCGTGACAGGGCCGTCGCGGGCGTCCTGCAACTGGTGCGCGACCTGAGCGCCGGCGTGCGCTCGGCCCGCCGAGAGACCGTACCGGCAGAATAGGAAGATCCATGAGCTGGCTGACCAACACCGTACTGCCCAAGATCGGGCTGGGCCGAAAGAAGGACAGCCCCGACAATCTCTGGGAGAAATGCCGTTCCTGCGGCCAGATGGTCTTTCACCGGGACCTGGAGCAGAGCCACCGCGTCTGCCCCCATTGCGACCATCACATGCGGCTCAAGGCCGGCGCGCGGCTGCGCCTGCTGTTCGACGACGGCAAGTTTACCCGCGTGCGGACGCCCGAACCGCCGCTCGATCCCCTGAAATTCAGGGATGCGCGGCGCTATACCGACCAGCTCAAGGAAGCCCGCTCGGCCTCCGGCTCGGACTTCGCCGTCGAGGTCGGCTTCGGCCGTATCGGCGGACTGGCGGCTGTCATCGCGGCGCAGAACTTCTTCTTCATGGGCGGCTCCGTTTCGGCCGGCGAGGGCGAAGCGATCATCGCGGCGGCCGAGAAGGCCGTCGAGAAGGATGCGGCGCTGGTGGTCTGCGCCGCCTCCGGCGGCATGCGCATGCAGGAGGGCATCCTCTCGCTGATGCAGATGCCGCGCACCACGGTGGCGCTGCAGCGGCTGAGGGACGCCGGTCTGCCCTATATCTGCGTGCTGACGGACCCCACGACCGGCGGCACCACCGCCAGCTTCGCCATGATCGGCGACGTGACCATCGCCGAGCCCGGCGCCCTGATCGGCTTCGCCGGCCCGCGGGTAATCGAACAGACCATCCGCGAACAACTGCCCGACGGCTTCCAGCGCGCCGAATACCTGCTGGATCACGGCATGGTCGACATGGTGATCCACCGCCATCAGCTCGCCGAGACCGTCGCCCGCGTCATCTCGCTGCTGCGGGTCAAGACCGTGGAGCCGCCAAAGCCCCTGCCGAAGCCCGACGCCGAGGTCGCCATCCCCATGCCCAACGAGGCCGTCGAGGAGACCCCGTCGGCCGGAGCCGGAACGAAGGCCGAGGGTAAGTCGGAGAAGAAGACCGGGGGCAAGTCCGAGAAGAAGTGAGCGCGCCGCTGAGCGATGCCATTCTGGCCCGGATCGACAGCCAGTCGGTCCGCAAGATGGAACTGGATCTGGAGCGTCTTCCCGCGCTGCTGGAGCGGCTGGGCGATCCGCTCGACCGGCTGCCGCCGGTCATCCACGTCGCCGGCACCAACGGCAAGGGATCGGTCGTCGCCTTCCTGAGGGCGATGCTGCGCCATGCCGGTCTCGACGTGCAGTGTTTCACCTCGCCCCATCTGCACAGGGTCACCGAGGAAGTCACGCTGTCCGGCGGCGAAATACGCGACGCCGAGTTCGCCCGGCACCTGCTGCGCGTCGAGGACGCCAATGACGGCGGCGTGCTGAGCAGCTTCGAGGCGCTGACGGCAGCCGCCTTCCTCGCCTTCGCCGAGGATACCGCCGACGTGCTGCTGCTGGAGACGGCGATGGGGGGCCGGCTGGACGCCACCAACGTCGTCCGCCAGCCGGCGCTGACCGTGATAACGCCCATCGCGCTGGACCACATGGCCTATCTGGGCGATACCATCGCCGAGATCGCCGCGGAGAAGGCCGGAATCCTGAAACCCGGTGCGGCCTGCGTCGCCGGCCCCGAACATCCGGACGCCGTGGCGGTCATCGAACAGCGGGCCCGGGCGCTCCAGGTTCCCCTGCGTCTCGCCGGCCGCGACTTCACGGTCGATCCCGAATCCGGTCTCTATAGCGGCCAGAGCGAAATCGCGCTCCCCGTCCCCGGCCTCGCCGGGGCCCATCAGTGGCGCAATGCGGCGCTCGCCGTCGCAGCGCTGGAGTCGTTCCGCCCCGGCCTGTTGCCCGAGGCCGCCGCAGGGCTCGCCAAAGCCCAATGGCCGGCGAGGATGCAGCGTCTGGACATCCAGGGGCGCGAGATCTGGGTCGATGGCGGCCACAACCCACATGCCGCCGCCGCGATGGCGGGCGCGCTGCAGGTTCTGCCGCCGAAACCGCTCTGCCTGATCGTCGGCATGCTCGACAGCCGTCCCGTCACGCCCTTCCTGGCTGCGTTCCAGCACCTGCGCCCGCTGGTGATCGGCGTCGCCGCCGGCCGGCAGCCGGTCTACACCGCCGGCCGTCCCCATCCGCCGGAGGAGATCGCATTCGCCGCGGGCCGGCTCGGCCTGGAGGCGCGGGTCGCCGGGTCCCTCGCCGAAGCCGTCGGGATCGCGCGGCGGGAACGCGGCGCGCCGCGCACGCTGGTGACCGGTTCGCTCTACCTCGCCGCGGAGATGCTGGCGGAGGCCGAACCGCCCATCGCCTGACTGGCCCCCGGCCGCGGAAGCGGGCATCATCTCCGGCGACGGGCCGCCGGCCGGCGGCGCCCAGCACGATCGATCCCGGGGAGGGGATGATGACGCAAGACATGCTCTACGAAGTCCGCAACGGCGCAGCCTGGGTGACGCTGAACCGTCCGGACGCGCTCAATGCGATGAACCAGAACATCCTCGACGGCTATTCGGAAGTCATCGAGAAGGCGGAGAAGGACCCGGAGGTGAAAGCCGTGGTGTTCACCGGCTCGGGCCGCGCCTTCTCCGCCGGCGCCGACCTGAAATACGTCCTGCAGTTCATGGGCTCGGGCGACCCGGTGAAGGTGCGCACCTTCATGAAGCAGGCCTACGAGGCCTTTGCCCGGGTCGGCGAGTGCGAGAAGCCGACCATCGCCGCGGTCAACGGCATCACGGCGGCGGGCGGCCTGGAACTCACCCTGGCCTGCGACCTGGTGATCGCCGCGGAGTCGGTGAAGATCGGCGACGGCCACATCAATTTCGGCATGCTGCCGGGCGGCGGCAGTGCCATCAGACTGCCGCGCAAGATCAGCGAAACCCGGGCCAAGTATCTGCTGTTCACCGGCGAACTGCTGCCAGTGCAGAAGGTGGCCGACTGGGGCCTGGTCAACGAGATCGTGCCCGACGACCAGCTCATCCCGCGCGTCGAGGAACTGGTGGCCAAGCTGACCTCCAAGAGCCCGCTGGCCATGCGGCTGATGAAACACCTCGTCGACCAGGCGCTCGACATGCCGCTGGACCGCGCGCTGCAGACGGAGATGCAGGTCTGGGAGGCCTATGGCCAGTCGGAGGACGTGATCGAGGGGCTGACGGCCTTCACCGAAAAGCGCAAGCCCGCCTACAAGGGGCGTTAGGAACCGGCCGCGCCCCGGAGTGTCGCTCCGGGGCATCGCCGGGAATCAGAACTCCCGGCTTTCGCCCGGCTGCATCACGATGACCTCGACCGGGTGGTCGCCGAGCGCCTTGACGAGTTGCTCCGGCGTGCCTTTCAGCGGCGGGAAGGTGCCGTAGTGCATGGGCATGACCCGCGGGATTTCCTTCATGAGGTTCCGCAACGCATAGGCCGCGTGGGCGGGGCCCATGGTGAAGTGACCGCCGATCGGCAGCAGCGCCAGATCGGGCCTGTAGTAGGAACTGATGAAGCGCATGTCGCCGAACACGCCCGTGTCGCCGGCATGGTAGATCTTGTAGCCGTTCTCCAGACGGATGATGTAGCCGGCAGGCTCCCCGCCCGGGAAGACCTTGCCGTCGAAGCCCACCGTGGAGCTGTGCTCGGCCCGGGTCATGGTGATCACGATGTCCTTGCCGATCGGCGCGATGCGCCCGGACTTGTTGAACCGGATCAGGTTCTTCGGGTCCATGACCTTCAGCGAGTTGTAGGTCGACCCCATGTCGGCGTTCATGGCCACCTTGGCGCCCGTCATCTTGGCGATCTCGAAGGTGTCGCCGACATGGTCGCCATGGCCGTGGGTCACCAGGATCAGGTCCACCTGGCCCAGTTTCGAGAGATCCTTCTGGTCTTCGGGCGTCTTCGGATTCTTCGAGATGAAGGGATCGATCAGGATCACCTTGCCGCCGGGCGTCGTGATCTTGAACGCCGACTGGCCGTACCAGTGCACGCCGACGCCTTCGGCCGCCGCCGCCGTCGCCAGCGTCGCGCCCACGGCCAGCGCCGCCGCGAACCGGATTACTCTACGAAGCATCTGCGCCTCCTCTGCTGGACTTGTTCCAAGTCTCGACAAGCCATGATGACCGAATTCGCAGGGCCGTCGCGTTCACGCTCGTGTGAGGCGGCCGGCCCGACCGCCGCAGGCGCGCCTTGACGCCTCCTGCCCGCTCGGGTGTAACCGTCCCCGACGACAGGAGCATGACGCATGAACACGGACGGTGGCCGCAGCGGCAACGATTACAGGATGCTGCTCGTCGTCGGCGTCAGCCTCGCCGTGGCGGGTCTGCTGATCTACGCGCTGCCGGTGCTGTGCCTGATCTTCGCCGGGATCATCTTCGGCATCTTCCTGTCGGCGGCGGCGGACGTGCTGTCGCGGCGGCTGCGCCTGCCGCGCGCGCCGGCCCTGCTGATCATCCTGATCGTGCTGCTGGCGACCGGCATGGCGATGGTCTTCGTCATCGGCCCGCAGGTGGTGGAGCAGGCGGGCGAACTGGCCCGCCGCGTGCCCGAACTCTGGCGCGCCAGCGAGGCGGCGATCCGGCGCAGCGAGATCGGCGTGACGATCCTGAACCTGGTGCGGGAGGCGATGGGCGAGCCCGACGCCCTGCCCGACCTGTCGGCCATCATCGCCGAGAGCACCCAGATGATCGGCCGGCTGACCGGCATCTTCTCCAGCGTCGTCGGCACGCTGTTCGGCGCGATCATCATGATCGCCATGGCCGCCTACATCGCCTTCGAGCCAAAGCTCTACCGCCAGGGCGTGCTGTTCGTGACCCCCGCCCACCGCCGCGGCATGGTCAACCACATGATGGACCGGGTCGCCGTGGTCGTGGCCTGGTGGTTCGTCGGTCAGGGGCTTTCGATGCTGGTTCTGGGCAGCATCATGACGCTGGGCCTGTGGGTCATCGGCGTGCCCTTCGCGCTGCTGTTCGGCCTGTTCACGGCACTGATGACCTTCATCCCGAATCTGGGCCCTGTGATCGCCGCCATCCCGGTGCTGCTCATGGCGCTGACGCAGAGCATCGAGCAGACCCTGCTGGCGCTGATCCTGATCGTCGTGCTGCAGAACGTGGAGGGCCTGCTGCTGACGCCCATGGTCCACCGCCGAATCATCGCCCTGCCGCCGGCGCTGGTGCTGGCGGCGCTGCTGGTCCTGGGCAGCCTGGTGGGCCTGATCGGCGCCCTGATCGCCATGCCGCTGGTGGCCACCATGATCGCGGCCTTCGAGGCGGCGAAGCGCTATGAGAACCATGAGGCGCTCGAGGGATCTGGCTGACAGTCAGGCGAACTCCACCAGCAGGTCCTTGGCGTCGACCTGGGTTCCGGCGCCGGCATGGATGCTGGCCACCTCGCCGTCGCGTTCGGCGCGGATCGCGGTCTCCATCTTCATTGCCTCGATGGTCAGCAGCAGGTCGCCCGTCTGCACCTTCTGGCCCTTCTCCACCGCCACCGTCGCCACCATGCCCGGCATCGGCGCGGCGACGTGCTTCGCGTTGCCCGGCTCGGCCTTCGGCCGCTGCTCCACCGAGGCGGCGGCGCTGCGGTCACGCACCTTGACCCGGCGCGGCTGGCCGTTCAGCTCGAAGAAGACGCGCACCACGCCCTCCTCGTCCGGCTCGCCCACGGCCTGGCAGCGGATCACCAGCGCCTTGCCCTTCTCGATCTCCACCAGGACCTCGTCCCCCGGCTCCAGTCCGTAGAAGAAGACCGGCGTCGGCAGCCGGTCGACGGGCCCGAAATCGGCCTGGAACTTCGCGAAGTCCGTGAAGACCTTCGGATACATCAGATAGGACTGGAACTCCTCGTCGGTGATCTCGCGCTCCGCGGCCGCCTCGGCCTCCTTGCGCAGCGCGGCGAGATCGGCCGGCGGCACGCTGGCGCCCGGCCGCTCGGTCAGCGGTTTCGTCTCGCCCAGCACCTTCTTCTGCAGCGCCGGGGGGAAGCCGTTCGGCGGCTGGCCCAGATCGCCGTGGAAGAAGGACACCACCGAATCGGGGAAGCTGAAGGGCTTGTCCGGATCCTCGATGTCGGCGCGGGTCAGGCCGGCCGAGACCATCGCCAGCGCCATGTCGCCGACGACCTTGGAGGACGGCGTCACCTTCACGATGTCGCCGAACATCTGGTTCACGTCGGCATAGGTCCGGGCCACGTCGTGCCAGCGCTCGGCCAGACCCAGGCTGCGCGCCTGTTCGCGCAGATTGGTGAACTGCCCGCCGGGCATCTCGTGGAGATAGACTTCCGACGCGCCGAAACGCAGGTCGCTCTCGAAGGCGCCGTAGCGCCGGCGCACGGCCTCCCAGTAGTCGGAGAACTGCCGGATGACGGCCGGCTCGAGCCCGGTTTCCCGCTCGCCGAAGCGCAGCGCCTCGACGATGGAGCCGAGATTGGGCTGGCTGGTCAGGCCGGAGAAGCTGTCCATCGCCGCGTCCGCCGCATCGACGCCGGCCTCGGCCGCCGCGATCACGCTGGAGGCCGAAATGCCTGAGGTGTCGTGGGTGTGGAAGTGGACGGGCAGGCCCGTCTCCTCCTTCAGCGCCTTGACCAGCACCCGCGCCTGGGCCGGCTTCAACAGCCCCGCCATGTCCTTGATGCCAAGGATGTTGGTGCCCGCGGCCTTCAACTCGCGCGCCATGTCGACATAGTATTTCAAGTCGTAGCGCGGGCGCTCGGGATCGAAGATGTCGCCCGTGTAGCAGACCACCGCCTCGCACAGCTTGCCCGACTCGCGCACTGCGTCGATGGCGACGCGCATGTTCTCCACCCAGTTCAGGCTGTCGAAGACGCGGAAGACGTCGACGCCGCTCTCGGCGGCCTGGTGAACGAAGCCCTTCACGACATTGTCGGGATAGACCGTGTAGCCGACACCATTGGCGCCGCGCAGCAGCATCTGGAACAGGATGTTCGGGATCCGCTCGCGCAGATCCGACAGCCGTTCCCAGGGGCATTCCCTGAGAAAGCGCATGGAAACGTCGAAGGTCGCCCCGCCCCAGCACTCGATGGAGAACAGGCCGGCGAGATTGCGCGAATAGGCCTCGGCCACCTGCACCATGTCGAAGCTGCGCATACGCGTCGCCAGCAGGGACTGGTGGGCGTCGCGCATGGTGGTGTCGGTCATCAGCAGCCGCTTCTGATCCAGCATCCAGTCGGCGAACTTCTCCGCCCCAAGCTCGTCCAGCAGATCGCGCGTGCCCTTCGGCGGGGCGTCATTGCGCGGCGCCGGCACCACAGGCGCGTGGCCCATGCTGGGCTTCGCGCGGCCCTCGACCTCCGGATTGCCGTTGACCATGACGTCGCCGATGAAGTTCAGCAGTTTCGTCGCCCGGTCCTGACGTACGGGGAAGTCGAACAGCTCCGGCGTCTCGTCGATGAACTTCGTCGTGTACTCGTTGGCGACGAACTTCGGGTGATTGATCAGGTTCTCGACGAAGATCAGGTTGGTGGCCACGCCGCGGATGCGGAACTCGCGCAGCGCCCGGTCCATCCGGCGGATCGCTTCCTGCGGCGTCGGCGCCCACGCGGTGACCTTCTCCAGCAGGGAGTCGTAGTAGCGGGTGATCACCGCGCCGGAATAGGCGGTGCCGCCATCCAGGCGGATGCCGAACCCGGTCGCCCCGCGATAGGCCAGGATCCGGCCATAGTCGGGGATGAAGTTGGCTTCCGGATCCTCGGTGGTGATGCGGCACTGCAGGGCGTGGCCGTTGAGGAAGATCTTCTCCTGCGGCGGCACGCCGGTCTCCTCGACCTTGCCGACACGGCCGCCCTCGGCGATGCGGATCTGCGCCTTGACGATGTCGATGCCGGTGACTTCCTCGGTCACCGTGTGCTCGACCTGAATGCGGGGATTGACCTCGATGAAGTAGAACTCACCGGTGTCGTAGTCCATCAGGAACTCGGCGGTGCCGGCATTGACATAGGCGGCCGAGCGGGCCAGGCGCAGCGCGCTCTCGCACAGCTCGGTGCGCTGGGCGTCGCTGAGATAGGGCGCCGGCGCGCGCTCCACGACCTTCTGGTTGCGCCGCTGGACGGAACAGTCGCGCTCCCATAGGTGCACCACATTGCCGTGATGGTCGCCCAGCAACTGCACCTCGACATGTCGGGCGCGGCGGACCAGCTTTTCCAGATAGACCTCGTCATTGCCGAAGGCGTTGCCCGCCTCGCGCCGGCCCGCGGCGACCTCGTCCTTGAGTTCGGCAGCGCTCTCGATGACGCGCATGCCGCGTCCGCCGCCGCCCCATGACGCCTTCAGCATCAGCGGATAGCCCACCTCGCCGGCCATCCGGGCCACCTCGTCCAGATCCTCGGGCAGCGGGCCGGTCGCCGGCACCACGGGCGTGCCGGCCGCGATCGCGGCCTCGCGGGCGGCGACCTTGTTGCCCAGGGCGCGCATGATGGCCGGGGGCGGTCCGATGAAGGTCACGCCGGCGTCCGCGCACGCCTGGGCGAAGTCAGGGTTCTCCGAGAGCAGGCCATAGCCCGGATGCACTGCATCCGCGCCCGAAAGCTTCGCCACGCGGATCATCTCCTCGATCGACAGATACGCCTTCACCGGCCCCAGCCCCTGGCCGATCAGATAGCTCTCGTCGGCCTTGAAGCGGTGCAGCGCCAGCTTGTCCTCGTCGGCGAACACCGCGACGGTGGCGATGCCCAGTTCGTTGGCAGCGCGCATCACACGGATGGCGATCTCGGATCGGTTGGCGACCAGGATCTTGTTGATCTTGCGGAACTCGGTCATCGCTGAACCCCCTCTATCCCCCGCGCCCGGCGGTCATGTTGGGCGATCGCAGGGCGCTTGGCAAAGCGGAAGTTGCACCACCCCGAGGCGAAGGCGACGGCGGTCACGAACCCGCGGCCAGGCCCGGCCTTCATCGTTAACCACGATTTTACGAAGACGCGTCAGCATGGTGCGCAACTACGAAACTTCGGAAGGCCCCGTCATGACCGATCGCATCGACTTCTTCATCGCCGGCTCGGAGCGCAGCGGCACCACGGTGACCGGCGCACTGCTGGACAAGCAGCCCGAGGTCTGCGGCCTGCAGGGCACCACGGTCATGACGCGGCTGGAGCACCTCTACGGCCTGGTCTGCCGCGTCATCCGCCAGGGCGGCGAATTCGAGGGCGTCGATCCGGCCAACTGCGACTCGCTGCTGGAATTCGTCAAGCACCAGCCGGTGACGCCGTTCCTCCACACCTGCTACTACAACATCACCTTCTACGAGAACCTGATGAACTCGTCCCTGTCCGACGTGACCAAGGATGTCTTCGCCCATCAGGCCTATCTGAAGGGCTTCCGTTTCGACCGCTACATGGCCCGTTTCGACCCGGCCAATCCGAGCTGGGCGAACACGGTCGCGGCAATGTTCTCGGAATTCGTGGAATCCACCGAATCCAGGGGCAGGATCTATGGCGAGCAGACCCCCGACAATGCGTTGCACCTGAAGGTCATCCAGCGCATGTACCCGGACGTGAAGTTCATCTTCATGGTCCGCCATCCGGTCACCGGCGTGGCCTCGCTCTGCGACCGCTACCGCCAGGTCTCGGATGCGGTCAACCAGTACCGCAAGCCGTTCGTCCACTTCCCGTTCAACGACCCCGAAATCGTCGGACGGACGCTGTTCGTTAAGTTCGAGGACATCCTCAACCATCGCGAGGTCACCCTGCAGTCCATGGGCGACCATCTTGGCTTCACGCCGACCGAGATCGAGGGCGAGCACAATTCGAAGGTCTTCAGCCAGTATGTCGGCAAGTCCCTGGAATGGGACCGCTATTTCCGTTCGGCCGTGAAGTACAACGAGGTCGAGCGCACGGCGATCTACGAAAAGAACAAGGACATTGCGGACCTGTTCTATTCGGCAGACGAAACCGCCGCGATCATCGGCTATCAGGCCGAGGCCGCGGCCTGAAACCACGGCGCCGCTTGGCAAGCAAGGCGGCGGCCGCTAAGCACGCCGCATGACGGATGATGCGTCGGTCCTGGCGGAAGCGGATTATGTCATCGTCGGCTCCGGCAGCGCCGGGTCGGCGCTGGCTGCGCGCCTGAGCGAGTCGGGCCGCCATTCGGTCATCGTGCTTGAACACGGCGGCAGCGACGCCGGCCCCTTCATCCAGATGCCGGCGGCCCTTTCCTATCCCATGAACATGGCCCGCTACGACTGGGGCTATGTCACCGAACCCGAGCCCCATCTGGGCGGACGGCGGCTGGCCTGTCCGCGCGGCAAGGTGATCGGCGGCTCGTCGTCGATCAACGGCATGGTCTATGTCCGCGGCCACGCGCAGGACTACGAGGGCTGGGCGCAGGCCGGCGCACGCGGCTGGGCCTGGCGCGACGTCGTCCCCTATTTCCGCCGCATGGAAACGAGCCATGGCGGTGAGGCCGGCTGGCGCGGCGAGGACGGGCCGCTGCACGTCAGCCGCGGGCCGATGACCAACCCGCTCTACCGCGCCTTCATCGAAGCGGGCCGCGAGGCGGGCTACGAGACCACAGACGACTACAACGGCCGCAAGCAGGAAGGCTTCGGGCCGATGGAGATGACCGTCTGGCGCGGCCGGCGCTGGTCGGCGGCGAACGCCTATCTGAAACCGGCGCTGAAACGACGGAACCTGCGGCTGATCCGCTGCCTGGTAGAGCGGGTGGTTTTCGACGGACGCAAGGCCGTCGGTGTCCGCGTCCGTCAGACCGGCCGGCCGCGGACCGTGCGCGCCCGCCGCGAGGTGATCCTCGCCGCCTCCTCGATCAATTCGCCGAAGCTGCTGATGCTCTCCGGAATCGGGCCGGCGGCGCACCTGCAGGAGCATGGCATCGAAGTGCTGGCGGACCGGCCGGGCGTCGGCGGCAACCTGCAGGACCACCTGGAGATCTACATCCAGAAGATCTGCAAGGAACCGGTCTCCCTCTACCCCAGCCTTAACCTCGCCGCCAAGGCCTGGATCGGCGCGCGCTGGCTGTTCACGAAGACCGGTCTCGGCGCCACCAATCACTTCGAGGCGGCGGCCTTCATCCGCTCCCGCGCCGGTATCGAGTACCCCGACATCCAGTATCATTTCCTTCCCGTGGCCATTCGCTATGACGGGAAGGCGCCGGCGAAGTCTCACGGCTTCCAGGTCCATGTCGGCCCCATGCGCTCACCCTCCCGCGGCCGCGTGCGGCTCGCTGCGCCCGACCCGGCGGCAGCCCCGTCGATCCAGTTCAACTACATGTCGAACGAGAAGGACTGGGCCGACTTCCGCACCTGTATCCGTCTCAGCCGCGAGATCTTCGCGCAGCCCGCCTTCGAGCGTTTTGCCGGACCGGAGATCGCGCCGGGCGACGAGGTCACCACCGACGAAGCCCTCGACGATTTCATCCGGGGCGCGGTGGAGAGCGCCTACCACCCCTGCGGCACCTGCCGCATGGGCGACCCCGACGACGCGGAAGCGGTGGTCGACCCGGAGGGCCGCGTGATCGGCGCGGACGGTCTGCGCGTCGCCGACAGTTCCGTCTTCCCCAGGATCACCAACGGCAATCTCAACGGGCCGTCGATCATGGTGGGAGAGAAGATGGCGGATCACATCCTGGGCCGCGATCTCCTGCCTCCCGACGACCGGGAACCGTGGCTGCACCCGGACTGGGAGGCGCGCCAGCGCTGAGACGCCAGGTCCGGGCCATCCGTTCACGGAAAATTTGCCCTCCACGGCGTTTAATGCGGGCGGATTACCTTGCTGCAGCGTGGAAGAAGGGTATAAGGGCGCCATGGGCATGACGAAGGCGAGAGACGCGCTCATTGCGGTCCTCTGCGGACTGGCTGTTCTCCTGCCCGGTTCCGCCGGTCTGGCCGGCGAACACGATAATCCCCGCTTCTTCACCATCGGCACCGGTTCCTCGGCCGGCACCTACTTTCCGATCGGTTCCCTGATCGCGTCGGCGATTTCGCGTCCGGGGGGAAGCTCGCCCTGCGGCCAGGGGGGCGCCTGTGGCGTTGACAATCTCATCGCGACGGCGATCACCACGCTCGGTTCGTTCGAGAACCTGGAGGGGATCGCCACCCGGAAGCTGGATTCGGGCCTGGCGCAGGCCGATGTGGTCGCCTGGGCCTTCGAGGGCGCGGAGATCTTCACCGGCCATGGCGTCTTCCCCGACCTCAGGGCGATCGCAAACCTCTATCCCGAGCATGTGCATCTGGTGGCGCGGAAGGGCCTCGGGATCAAATCCATCTCCGACCTCAAGGGCCGCAGGGTCGCGATCGACCAGGACGGTTCCGGCACCCGCATCAATGCGCTGCTGATCCTCGCGGCCTTCGGCGTCGAACACGACGATATCGAGGCGGTGAGCGCCGGCCCGGAACTGTCCATCACCAGCCTGCTGGAGGAACGCATCGACGCCGCCTTCTTCGTGGTCGGCTATCCCTCGGCGGCGGTTTCGGAACTGCTGGACACGGGCCGGTTCGAACTCGTGGCGATCGACGGCGCCGCGGCCAGACAGCTTCTGTACGCCAACCGCTACTACACGGCGAGTTCCATTCCCGCCGGCGTCTACGGCGCCAATCCCGTCACCCCGACGCTCTCCGTGGGCGCACAATGGATCACGCACGCCGATATTCCCGACGACCTCATCTACGACATCACCGCCGCGTTGTGGCACGAGGAGAACCGCGACCTTCTGGATACGGGGCATCTCAAGGGCGAGCAGATCAGACTGGAAACCGCGCTCGAGGGCCTTACCATCCCCCTCCATCCGGGCGCCCGGCGCTACTACGTGGAAATGGGTCTGATCAGTGAGTGATTTCGGTTTCGTCGAGCAGGCTGCGGAGGCGCGGCCTTTGCATCTGGTCCCGGCCGCGGCTGTCAAGGACTGGATGGCGCGCCAGCCCGATCCGGTGCGGAACTGGCTGTCGGGCCGGGAAGGCGGGCTGAAGGCGGGCGTGCTGGAGCGCCTGCCGGGCCCGGACGGCGCCCAGGCCGGGGCGCTGGCGGTCACCGCCGAC
Protein-coding regions in this window:
- the pyc gene encoding pyruvate carboxylase — its product is MTEFRKINKILVANRSEIAIRVMRAANELGIATVAVFADEDKLALHRFKADESYLIGQGLGPVKAYLSIEEMIRVAKLSGADAVHPGYGLLSENPDFAQACADAGVTFIGPPPAIMRALGNKVAAREAAIAAGTPVVPATGPLPEDLDEVARMAGEVGYPLMLKASWGGGGRGMRVIESAAELKDEVAAGRREAGNAFGNDEVYLEKLVRRARHVEVQLLGDHHGNVVHLWERDCSVQRRNQKVVERAPAPYLSDAQRTELCESALRLARSAAYVNAGTAEFLMDYDTGEFYFIEVNPRIQVEHTVTEEVTGIDIVKAQIRIAEGGRVGKVEETGVPPQEKIFLNGHALQCRITTEDPEANFIPDYGRILAYRGATGFGIRLDGGTAYSGAVITRYYDSLLEKVTAWAPTPQEAIRRMDRALREFRIRGVATNLIFVENLINHPKFVANEYTTKFIDETPELFDFPVRQDRATKLLNFIGDVMVNGNPEVEGRAKPSMGHAPVVPAPRNDAPPKGTRDLLDELGAEKFADWMLDQKRLLMTDTTMRDAHQSLLATRMRSFDMVQVAEAYSRNLAGLFSIECWGGATFDVSMRFLRECPWERLSDLRERIPNILFQMLLRGANGVGYTVYPDNVVKGFVHQAAESGVDVFRVFDSLNWVENMRVAIDAVRESGKLCEAVVCYTGDIFDPERPRYDLKYYVDMARELKAAGTNILGIKDMAGLLKPAQARVLVKALKEETGLPVHFHTHDTSGISASSVIAAAEAGVDAADAAMDSFSGLTSQPNLGSIVEALRFGERETGLEPAVIRQFSDYWEAVRRRYGAFESDLRFGASEVYLHEMPGGQFTNLREQARSLGLAERWHDVARTYADVNQMFGDIVKVTPSSKVVGDMALAMVSAGLTRADIEDPDKPFSFPDSVVSFFHGDLGQPPNGFPPALQKKVLGETKPLTERPGASVPPADLAALRKEAEAAAEREITDEEFQSYLMYPKVFTDFAKFQADFGPVDRLPTPVFFYGLEPGDEVLVEIEKGKALVIRCQAVGEPDEEGVVRVFFELNGQPRRVKVRDRSAAASVEQRPKAEPGNAKHVAAPMPGMVATVAVEKGQKVQTGDLLLTIEAMKMETAIRAERDGEVASIHAGAGTQVDAKDLLVEFA
- a CDS encoding sulfotransferase: MTDRIDFFIAGSERSGTTVTGALLDKQPEVCGLQGTTVMTRLEHLYGLVCRVIRQGGEFEGVDPANCDSLLEFVKHQPVTPFLHTCYYNITFYENLMNSSLSDVTKDVFAHQAYLKGFRFDRYMARFDPANPSWANTVAAMFSEFVESTESRGRIYGEQTPDNALHLKVIQRMYPDVKFIFMVRHPVTGVASLCDRYRQVSDAVNQYRKPFVHFPFNDPEIVGRTLFVKFEDILNHREVTLQSMGDHLGFTPTEIEGEHNSKVFSQYVGKSLEWDRYFRSAVKYNEVERTAIYEKNKDIADLFYSADETAAIIGYQAEAAA
- the betA gene encoding choline dehydrogenase, with the protein product MTDDASVLAEADYVIVGSGSAGSALAARLSESGRHSVIVLEHGGSDAGPFIQMPAALSYPMNMARYDWGYVTEPEPHLGGRRLACPRGKVIGGSSSINGMVYVRGHAQDYEGWAQAGARGWAWRDVVPYFRRMETSHGGEAGWRGEDGPLHVSRGPMTNPLYRAFIEAGREAGYETTDDYNGRKQEGFGPMEMTVWRGRRWSAANAYLKPALKRRNLRLIRCLVERVVFDGRKAVGVRVRQTGRPRTVRARREVILAASSINSPKLLMLSGIGPAAHLQEHGIEVLADRPGVGGNLQDHLEIYIQKICKEPVSLYPSLNLAAKAWIGARWLFTKTGLGATNHFEAAAFIRSRAGIEYPDIQYHFLPVAIRYDGKAPAKSHGFQVHVGPMRSPSRGRVRLAAPDPAAAPSIQFNYMSNEKDWADFRTCIRLSREIFAQPAFERFAGPEIAPGDEVTTDEALDDFIRGAVESAYHPCGTCRMGDPDDAEAVVDPEGRVIGADGLRVADSSVFPRITNGNLNGPSIMVGEKMADHILGRDLLPPDDREPWLHPDWEARQR
- a CDS encoding TAXI family TRAP transporter solute-binding subunit; protein product: MTKARDALIAVLCGLAVLLPGSAGLAGEHDNPRFFTIGTGSSAGTYFPIGSLIASAISRPGGSSPCGQGGACGVDNLIATAITTLGSFENLEGIATRKLDSGLAQADVVAWAFEGAEIFTGHGVFPDLRAIANLYPEHVHLVARKGLGIKSISDLKGRRVAIDQDGSGTRINALLILAAFGVEHDDIEAVSAGPELSITSLLEERIDAAFFVVGYPSAAVSELLDTGRFELVAIDGAAARQLLYANRYYTASSIPAGVYGANPVTPTLSVGAQWITHADIPDDLIYDITAALWHEENRDLLDTGHLKGEQIRLETALEGLTIPLHPGARRYYVEMGLISE